The Nyctibius grandis isolate bNycGra1 chromosome 7, bNycGra1.pri, whole genome shotgun sequence region TGCAAGGGGCAGCAAGGTTCATGCACCATTTAAACCTCACTCAGGTGCTCAGATTGGATTTAGGTAAGGAATAAATCTCATGCTCTCCTTTTGCTTACTACTATATTCCAGTAAAGACTATGGATTCAAGAGTTTCACCTGCTGCCATTCACTACTAGACTACTGTAAAAGTATACACAACAGCAACCtaagttatattttatttgaaacataatttgtcttttttccacTCTCCCTCCCATTTCGacttgctttgctttaattAGGATActgtagcaaagaaaaaaaaatccaacatacTTAACGTATTCAAGGCTTGAACACTCTTCAATTAGTTTTGCAACATATTTGGCTCCAACATCAGTGATTTGATTGTTGTATaagcttaaagaaaaatcacattggTAAAAATAGGTTATTCCTGCTGTTACTTTAATATTTACAACCTGAATGTTTTATAATGCACACATAGCATCTATCTTTTTTGTATAGCTTTGTACACATTCACAATTGCTTGTATTTCCATTTTGACATAGAATTCATATTGTGAAGGGCtagatataaaatacacagagaccAGACTGTAAATcatgggaaaatatttataggattttttaaataaatggtcTCTCCAAGCAAACAAAGCTTCCCTTCATTCCTGTGTTAGTACAGAAATAATATTGCCAGAAGATAAGTCAGAAGAGAAAGCACCAGAAGAACTTATTTTTGATCTTTTAGAAGTCATAAAATCCTCTTGCAAATATTATTGAAGATCAGATACCTGGACAGATGTACTTACATTAGGGCACTGGAGGAAGGAGGCGATTCTCTTTATTCATGTTCACTTctcaaaaagtcatttttatgtAGCTACTTAACCAAGAGCAGGAAGTCAGAGCTAACATGCCTTCCAGTTTCAACTTGATTAAGAACCAATTAAGGTCTTTAAGAAATCGGTACCATGAACATGACACTTGAAACTATATCTTTCTGATACTAGTCTCTACCAAGTTGCATCTGCTTTGCGTAGttgaaataaatcagtttacagcagagaaaacaggagGCTATAGCTATAAAGTGCATGCTCTCTTGCTGGCGctttctccccccctctccaCAGCCAGCAGAAGGCTTTAGGTATAAAACTAGCATGCCCACACAGTTCAGTAACCTGACAGTGGTCTGCACAGTGTTATCAAAGGGATTGATGTCAGTGGAGGCCACTCTGTGAGGCAGTGCAATGGGAGAGGAAGCTATGGTCCTTCTCCCAGTGAACTGTTTCAGGACGGCAGCTGAATCATTTTTGacacaaaatgctgctttgcttATGTTCAGTAAATGAGGAGGTAACTCTGGTTTCCACCCCGCCTTTGCTGTGCCAGTACTGTCAGcattgcagttttattttccagtatcAATATCCAGTGTTTTGCTCCCAGTTGGTACATACCCCAAGTAAGTCACAATTTGGTACTTGGAGAGCTCTTCATACAAGATCCTTGCTCCGTGATCTGTGACCTGATTTACACTGAGCCTGgaatgaagggaaagaaaagaaagtttgaATCAGTACAGATTACAAGTGTTCGTCACCCATGAGTTAACAAATTACTGGAGGTCTATGCATTTTCCTCTGATATTTTAACAGGTCCTTATGCTACATATTAAAAGCCATTAAAGGAAAGGTGAGCTCAGATCCATATGGCTCACTTCAAAAActatagaaaacaaaatgcccCAGATCTCCAAGGTAATGCTCTGGAAGCTGTCCATAGaactgaaaacaataaaatgtagTAAGTCAGAAACCAGAGACAAACACCTCATCCTCCTCCCACGCTTACTGTGATTGAATGAATAAATTCTGCTTGACACCCTAGCAAAAGCAAGCTTTCCTAACTACTCTTCTTGCAGCCTTCTCTCTGAGTACCTAGTGAAAGCCAGGCATCTTGAAAGTCACAACACATTCAGGCTTCACCGAATAAAGGTTGTGAAAAGCCCTGGCCAGGAAATAGAACTGCAGTCCCATGGGTATGCTAGATGTTTCTAATTTTATTGTCCCAACTAGACACGAAACAAATCAACGTCAGTCattcacagaataaaaataattattttcacagttggtttttggtttgtttttttttgttttttttttttttggggtggggggtgttggtgtggtttttttttaaattctcaagCTTTTTCACCTTGCCTAAATGGACACAGTCCCATGAAGCATTCCAGTTCTGATGAATCACATTTTCTCGGTAAAGCTGTCcccatgaaaacattttgaccAGCTTTAGTTTCTCCACAAACTCAGAAGCTGAACATTTGAACGTTCACTGCTGAGAGTCCCTTATCACCAACAACCTCCCTGGCTCTTGCTAGTCAGTCACTTGGTCACTTTGGAACGCACTAGCACATAGGAGAAATCAGAGACAGTTTCTACACACAGAACAGCCTGCTTCTTTGAAAGGGATGGTTAAGCTGTTAGAAACAACATTTCCTGACCTGGAGAAATTGGTCATTAGAAATCAAAGTCCTAACATCAAAAGAGCCATAAAGACAAAAAGGCAACCTAACAGACTGGTTTGGTGCTGGAGATGGTGTTAAGACCACACTGTGTATGGCATGATCATATGATAGGGACAAAGAATGAAAgtctgtccttttcttctttgttttgtctTACGTACTTATGCATTTCCCCCCCCAAGTTCCCTTATTGCTTTCTCTGGGGAGGTCAGTTGATTTGCAACCAACTGGAAAAAACAAGCGTCACTTGCTTTGATTTAGTCCTAGAGGAAAACAAGGCAGAGCACAGCCAAAGAGGAGGAATAAattcatttataaaaaaattctcatgaggctgaaggagctttaaaaatacttatttgaaGTTCCTGGTTTTCTGCACCTACATGTTTGGACAAATAAGGTATAGCCACATGGCACAACCTCAAAGGACTGGAGGTGGAACAATCTGGCCTGTGATGTTAGAGGTGGAGTTAGTTGTCCCTGACCACACCAAGCCGTGTCCTCCCTCCACATCACCTCAGGGAAACACCACATTTGAAGACTTCAACTACATCCTTTCATGAAGTACTACATGTTAGCTTTTGTTCTGTGAAAGCCAGACATCTTGGCAGgatgtaaaagcaaaaaattcagAGCTTTTAATCAAGGGTTGTTGAGAAGAGTAGATCCTCTCTTATCCCATATGACCAAGGACAGAGAGAGGCTCACATAATCTTCAGGTAATGgaggaagcatttctgtttcctaCCTCCTTTAAGCACTTTCTCCCATAAAAATCCTCTTTTGAGGCAAAATAATTTGAGATGGAGCTAACTAAACCTACAGGTTTAAACAGTCCTGGCTTCTAAGGACTTATTACCCTTTCGATTTGGGTTTCCAAATTCACAGCTTGTCCCTGCTCCTGTGACTGGCTGAACAAAGACTTCAGAAGATCTGAAACTTTAATTTCCAGCAGTAGTAAGAATACTCATCTTTCTCCACTTTCGAGATCAATTCCTCCAGCCCAGCAGTTTGTGGAATAAACCAAGGATAAGCAAGGACCTGCTTGCACAGACTCTTACCTGATCACTGCAAGCTTGCTGAAACAAGGTAGCAGCTGTTTTACTCCATAGTCATTGATGTTGTTGTTGTCCAAATCCAGAGCCAGGCGCTTTTGAAAGTGATGCATGACAAAAGAAATAGCACTGCAGTCAGCAGAGTAGGCATTGCAGTACGTGAGCTTAAGGTAATTGGCGTGCATGTGTTTGGCAACCATCTTCCCCACTTTCTCGCTCTGAGTCTCGTAAAGGCACCTCAGCATCCAAACAAAGTTGGGCTGGACCTGGATCTGATTGTAGTTCAGAAGCCTGGACCGAGTGAGGCCTTTCAGGTGGGATTTCATGCTCTCCCCAAGGTATGAGACGAgtatctttctcttcctcttaatGACTGCAGGCAAAACTAAATGTCTGAAGAGCTTCTGCTTGGATCTAGAAAGCAGACCACAAAGAAACAGGTTGGTAAAATGAAAGTGTTCATTATTTCGGAAAGGATCCTCCCTTGCTAGTTCTTTCTTCAACCAAGGAATATGAAGGCAAGTGGGCTGGGCAGTCTCAGTGGAAGAACATTCATTGAAAAACTGAAGTATCTCCTTGGCACCCACTTTCTCTTCAATAACCAGGAacaaagctgtgaaaaaagACTGAAGGGTTAAATGCAAGAACTCATAAGTGGACTGATTGTCACAGCCACTGTAACCTTTAACTGTCCTGAGAAAGCCCAATTGCAAATCTCCTTCAGAGATGTTTGCTGATGAGACCTCCTCCTGCTCGAAGATAAAGAAAGAGTTCTCCATCCCTTTGTATGCCATTTTACCCAAAGCTAGAAGAGTTTCCTTTCTTGATTTGAACATCTCCGCTTGGCTCCTGGTGTTGTTCTTCAGCAAACTTGTTTTCAGAGATCGGTTCAGATGGACTTCAATCATGAGCAAAAATACATCTGTCAATGTAACAGAACAGTCTGGAAGCTCGTGGCTGTCAAACAGGGAATGAAAGTGTTCATAGCATTTAAAGATAATCCAACAAAATAAAGGCACTGAACACAAACTGCAGAGATTGGGGTTAGCTTCCAACTGGTTCAATACCAGTGTTCGTTGCCCCTCATCTTTGAAAAACATAGCAGTGTATTCCTTCAGGTTATTGCTGGAGAAACCACGGAGCAACACTTTCTTTCTAATGATGTTTCTTTGAATCTCAGTTCCTGTCCTCGCTGCAAGAATTTTCTTGGATCCCTTAAGAAGCTTTCCTCTGAGAAGGTTTACCAGCAGCACCAGGGGGTGCATGGGTTCATTGGGTGAACACATCTCAGGAACGCTACTGAGATCGAAGTTGGAATAGATCTCATCAAAGCCATCAAATGTGAAAAGAACCGTATGAGGGAATTGCAAGATGTGATGGAACACCTCTGTGGGGTCCTGGTCTGGGTAGCAATTGTATTTGAAAAGTAGGTCTTTCAAACATACGGCTTCATCTTCCTTAAAGCAACTAAACATCCTACATCGGAAACGGAAGAAAAATTTGGCCCCTACGTCCAATTCTTTTCTGGCCCAAAGGCTTTGTATCTTTTGCAGCAAGATGGATTTTCCAATTCCTGCATCACCAAAGACATAAACAGTCTCTCCATCTTCATTAATTAGCCCAACCGCATCATCAAAAAGGGCTTCTAATTGACACACTTTGCCTAGACTCTCATTGGTAAAACCAACCAGCTCCATAATACTGTCAGAGTAGATTTCTTCAAGCAGCATCTCTTCCCTCTGAGCATATGACATGACAAACTTGGAGTCCCGTCCCAGTTCATATCTGAGTTTCTGGCAATACCTGGTAACTAAAGAGACAGTGAACTATTATTAAAAAGACTATTATTAAAAAGCCTACATATACGGTGACCCACCCTCTTTGGAAACTGAGAGGGGgtaataaactaaaaaaattcttatgtaAAATTCGTTCTTTGGCAGATTACTTCTATTTATTTGTGGTGCCATCATCACTCTCCTGGGAAATTCAGGTGATAATGAAAGAGGTAACTGTGAACCACCATTTCCTGAAAGCCAGTACTGACACTGCATTGCTTTTAGGGGCTGCTATCTTCAGCTGAGACTCAAAGCCAAGCCCCTGCCCCTTTGTTAAAGACTGTTCTACTCTCTGCAAAGGCAGGGGTTGGTGGTCACTGTTTAGCTTTGGCATCTGCCTTTTCACTATATTTATATTCTACCTGCAATTTCTATCAGGTAGGTGGTTATTCTTTCCTGACTTGTTTGGTAATTTTGATTATTGTAAATAGAAGTCATGTGTTTTAGAAACTGGGTGCCAGACACCACGAAAGATTTTTCTaaggtgacaaaaaaaaaaaaagtctcattcaTTGTGCAACGTTGGCTTGTGTTTTTCTTGCAACAGAAACTTCGCTTCAGATGGGGGCAGAGTAATTCTTGTACTTATATAGTATGAAAAAACCTCTCAggaggaaaacatttatttctgcgATACTTTACTTTGACTTTTGGTATAACTCATCATTTAGGatcatagaataattcaggttggaaggaacttcagaaggtctctagtccaacatCGTTCTCAGAACAGGGTCATTTATGAGATCGGATGAGGTTACTTGGGGCTTTATCTAGTCagatcttgaaaacctccaagcattgagactgcacagcctctctgggcaaactgCCTCATTGCTTGACTGTCCTCATCATTAAATACTGGCTATTCCATTGCCAAAACACCACAGTGTTGCTAATAAATTGTAGCAGAGGCCTAGAAAATACTACAGCTGGCGCAAAGTGGTTATGCCATTATGCTACATATCcacaaatgcagaaagagaCTGACGTTAGCAAAACAGGATGTAATACATCAACATGACTGGTGTTTTATACAGTGTGCCTATTAATTATTTGGCTACCACTGCTAGCACGCATAGAATGcgcatttatttttccctggcTGTGCCTGCCTAGACTCTCTTACTCTCACATCACCTCGTTAGAGCTTCCTACATAGCAGGGTAGTTCTAAGGAAAGGGATATAGATGCATGACCTTACCTGGATCTGTATTTACCACAGGTTTGCTACAAATATTCTCTGAAGGCTCGTAACCTATTTCATCCAGCCAAGGCTGAAGTTCATAGTAAGCATCAGTGACTTTCTGCAGGACATGGATAAAATACTCTGAAACTTCTTCTCCCTTGCTTTGAACCAAGTCTAGAATTTTGCGAACCTGAAAAAACACCATGTGAAAGATCATTGATGCACAGCATTTTATCACAGTTACACTTGAAGACTGCTTTAGGATCCTTTTTGGACTGGAACAGGGGACCAAAACTGGTGCTTCAAAAACTTGAATTCAAAATCTAGCTCTGAATTTGAACCATCACAAAAATGACTTTCTGTTTGTATTTGGATGTTGTGAGAAAGTTAGCTCTGCAAGTTAAGGTCTGAACTTGTAGCTAAATTGTATGCTAACCAGaaacaaaatggagaaataCTGCTTCTCAATAGGGAACCCAAAGGATTTCCTCAGCCTGGCtagaaagtatattttaaatccATGCtggtgaaaattaaaaaaaaaaaaaaggatggtttCTCAGTCCCCTAAATTCACCCTCTGGTTTGTAAACATTCCAGTCACATTTAGATTTACCTCAGGATCCAGCCAGATCCAGAGCAGGGTAGGCAGAATCTCTCTCTGGATCTTAACGCAGATCCAAAAACCTACAACTCTTCCTTTTCACACAGCAACTCAATTCTGCAGGCTCTCTGGGTACAACGGACTCATTGCCTGCAACTGTTACTAAAACTAATGGCTACCAGGCAGCGGCTGGAGCAGTTGAAGACTAAGCGGTACCTCTAAAGGCAAGGCAGAATCTGATCTCTGAGCAACCAGTACAGCGCAGCCCCAGTACAAAACCCTCTGCAAGACAGAGCAATCATTTGGAGTCCCATTTTGACTCTCTGGATCCTCTTCTTGCTGGAAATGAATGAAGAATTCAGTCCTAAACCAGACAAAGGTTTCTACAGACTGTGGTCTCTTAAAGCAGGGCGAGGTGAATACAGCACAGCAAAAGCATGGTATTTTTTGACAATTCGTGTGCtctaaaaagcaattttatgcCTTCCAGGGAAGCTTCCATAGAGTCCGCTTCACTTACTATTGTGGCCTGCTCTCTGTCTCTGCTTAGACTCCTGATGCATGGCCTCCCCCTCAGCTTTGTTACAACAATCATGTCCATTATGCTGAACAATAAGAAATGGAGATGATCATACAGCGTGCATTTATTCAGCTTTGACCCTACACACAGAGTGAGCACTGTGTATCCATTTCAACTTGCCAGCAAGAATTACTATTTTATGAAAATCTGCACTGTTAGTGAAGTCCAAGGTCTCTGAATTTTTTATGGCTTGTCTGCCTCTAACTGTGACACTATTCTGAAGCTGCATGACTGGCTGGTCAGGGAAACAGATCAAGAGTTTGTCTGAAGTCATGATGCAAAGAGGAACTGTGTACATGTGATAATTTTCTCCTATCAAAACaccatgaaataatttttgctacTGATGTCCAAAGATGAATCAAAAGCCCAAATGTGTCAGGATATAGCAATTTTCCATACAAACATTTACAATGTACATAGGTCTttaaagagaagggaaggtgTGCACATGGACAACACACAACCATTAACTTCTAAAATagtatttcatttctgtctgtCCTCTAAAGCAGGATGATCTGTCCCAGCGATTTTCCTTGCAATACTCTGCACAATAATGAAGGCTTGCATGTAGCAAGCTGCACTCTTAATAGCCACTCTGGTCACCTCCTTATCAGAGGaaaaagctgcagctggggTGACTGAACAGTAATTATCACCCAGCTCATTCCTGCAGCTGCCAACGAGCATTACAAGTAGTGCCAGCCGTGCTGGAAAGAGATGTGGTGGACACACTTGTCCAGAAGGAACGGAGTGGGGAAACTCCAAAATAACAAAGATTAGAAAAGACACTAGAGTAAAATTGCCAGATAAGCCCACAAAACCCAGTGGTAAATTGAAAGTAACAAAAAGCTTATGCTGgctagtgaaataaaaaaagagtacCTTATCTGCTTGAGTTGGAAATTGCACAACAATCTCTGCGTCTTCAGTGGAGAAGTAGTCATTCTTAATCAAGTTGTCAATCAAACACTGTGTGTTTCGGATTCTACTGACCAGAAGTTCTCGGTATACCTTCAGCAAAGCGATG contains the following coding sequences:
- the NOD1 gene encoding nucleotide-binding oligomerization domain-containing protein 1 isoform X2, with amino-acid sequence MEGQLCANVEISVEKPPGASTPSFIALLKVYRELLVSRIRNTQCLIDNLIKNDYFSTEDAEIVVQFPTQADKVRKILDLVQSKGEEVSEYFIHVLQKVTDAYYELQPWLDEIGYEPSENICSKPVVNTDPVTRYCQKLRYELGRDSKFVMSYAQREEMLLEEIYSDSIMELVGFTNESLGKVCQLEALFDDAVGLINEDGETVYVFGDAGIGKSILLQKIQSLWARKELDVGAKFFFRFRCRMFSCFKEDEAVCLKDLLFKYNCYPDQDPTEVFHHILQFPHTVLFTFDGFDEIYSNFDLSSVPEMCSPNEPMHPLVLLVNLLRGKLLKGSKKILAARTGTEIQRNIIRKKVLLRGFSSNNLKEYTAMFFKDEGQRTLVLNQLEANPNLCSLCSVPLFCWIIFKCYEHFHSLFDSHELPDCSVTLTDVFLLMIEVHLNRSLKTSLLKNNTRSQAEMFKSRKETLLALGKMAYKGMENSFFIFEQEEVSSANISEGDLQLGFLRTVKGYSGCDNQSTYEFLHLTLQSFFTALFLVIEEKVGAKEILQFFNECSSTETAQPTCLHIPWLKKELAREDPFRNNEHFHFTNLFLCGLLSRSKQKLFRHLVLPAVIKRKRKILVSYLGESMKSHLKGLTRSRLLNYNQIQVQPNFVWMLRCLYETQSEKVGKMVAKHMHANYLKLTYCNAYSADCSAISFVMHHFQKRLALDLDNNNINDYGVKQLLPCFSKLAVIRLSVNQVTDHGARILYEELSKYQIVTYLGLYNNQITDVGAKYVAKLIEECSSLEYVKIGANKITSEGGKCLAQAIQKSKTMFEIGMWGNQVGDEGAKAFAEALRNHPRLTNVRLTKNELDDEAAMSFAEMLKVNKKLVHLWLIQNQITAKGVKYLSEALKENTAIKEVCLNGNLISQEEAKAFENEERIICF
- the NOD1 gene encoding nucleotide-binding oligomerization domain-containing protein 1 isoform X1, with product MEGQLCANVEISVEKPPGASTPSFIALLKVYRELLVSRIRNTQCLIDNLIKNDYFSTEDAEIVVQFPTQADKVRKILDLVQSKGEEVSEYFIHVLQKVTDAYYELQPWLDEIGYEPSENICSKPVVNTDPVTRYCQKLRYELGRDSKFVMSYAQREEMLLEEIYSDSIMELVGFTNESLGKVCQLEALFDDAVGLINEDGETVYVFGDAGIGKSILLQKIQSLWARKELDVGAKFFFRFRCRMFSCFKEDEAVCLKDLLFKYNCYPDQDPTEVFHHILQFPHTVLFTFDGFDEIYSNFDLSSVPEMCSPNEPMHPLVLLVNLLRGKLLKGSKKILAARTGTEIQRNIIRKKVLLRGFSSNNLKEYTAMFFKDEGQRTLVLNQLEANPNLCSLCSVPLFCWIIFKCYEHFHSLFDSHELPDCSVTLTDVFLLMIEVHLNRSLKTSLLKNNTRSQAEMFKSRKETLLALGKMAYKGMENSFFIFEQEEVSSANISEGDLQLGFLRTVKGYSGCDNQSTYEFLHLTLQSFFTALFLVIEEKVGAKEILQFFNECSSTETAQPTCLHIPWLKKELAREDPFRNNEHFHFTNLFLCGLLSRSKQKLFRHLVLPAVIKRKRKILVSYLGESMKSHLKGLTRSRLLNYNQIQVQPNFVWMLRCLYETQSEKVGKMVAKHMHANYLKLTYCNAYSADCSAISFVMHHFQKRLALDLDNNNINDYGVKQLLPCFSKLAVIRLSVNQVTDHGARILYEELSKYQIVTYLGLYNNQITDVGAKYVAKLIEECSSLEYVKIGANKITSEGGKCLAQAIQKSKTMFEIGMWGNQVGDEGAKAFAEALRNHPRLTNVSLAFNGITTEGGKSIAEAMQHNNSVKIFWLTKNELDDEAAMSFAEMLKVNKKLVHLWLIQNQITAKGVKYLSEALKENTAIKEVCLNGNLISQEEAKAFENEERIICF
- the NOD1 gene encoding nucleotide-binding oligomerization domain-containing protein 1 isoform X3, which produces MEGQLCANVEISVEKPPGASTPSFIALLKVYRELLVSRIRNTQCLIDNLIKNDYFSTEDAEIVVQFPTQADKVRKILDLVQSKGEEVSEYFIHVLQKVTDAYYELQPWLDEIGYEPSENICSKPVVNTDPVTRYCQKLRYELGRDSKFVMSYAQREEMLLEEIYSDSIMELVGFTNESLGKVCQLEALFDDAVGLINEDGETVYVFGDAGIGKSILLQKIQSLWARKELDVGAKFFFRFRCRMFSCFKEDEAVCLKDLLFKYNCYPDQDPTEVFHHILQFPHTVLFTFDGFDEIYSNFDLSSVPEMCSPNEPMHPLVLLVNLLRGKLLKGSKKILAARTGTEIQRNIIRKKVLLRGFSSNNLKEYTAMFFKDEGQRTLVLNQLEANPNLCSLCSVPLFCWIIFKCYEHFHSLFDSHELPDCSVTLTDVFLLMIEVHLNRSLKTSLLKNNTRSQAEMFKSRKETLLALGKMAYKGMENSFFIFEQEEVSSANISEGDLQLGFLRTVKGYSGCDNQSTYEFLHLTLQSFFTALFLVIEEKVGAKEILQFFNECSSTETAQPTCLHIPWLKKELAREDPFRNNEHFHFTNLFLCGLLSRSKQKLFRHLVLPAVIKRKRKILVSYLGESMKSHLKGLTRSRLLNYNQIQVQPNFVWMLRCLYETQSEKVGKMVAKHMHANYLKLTYCNAYSADCSAISFVMHHFQKRLALDLDNNNINDYGVKQLLPCFSKLAVIRLSVNQVTDHGARILYEELSKYQIVTYLGLYNNQITDVGAKYVAKLIEECSSLEYVKIGANKITSEGGKCLAQAIQKSKTMFEIGMWGNQVGDEGAKAFAEALRNHPRLTNVSLAFNGITTEGGKSIAEAMQHNNSVKIFWASLQYLFVPSL